A single window of Microbacterium oryzae DNA harbors:
- the aroA gene encoding 3-phosphoshikimate 1-carboxyvinyltransferase — MTARGYSLDGSDAAKRPQGAYRAPTAERALSATLAVPGSKSLTNRELVLAAIAEGPSTLHRPLHSDDSRRMIEALGALGVEIEEVDGDSPFGPDLHVTPAAPLRGGGTIDSGQAGTVMRFIAPLAGLANGDVYVTAHESALHRPMGGMIKALRDLGVDIDDGGHWSLPFRVHGHGHLRGGEIDIDASASSQFVSGLLLAAPRFDVGLRLRHVGARLPSVPHIDMTIESLARRGVLVERSGHDEWIVPAGPVRAKDIAIEPDLSNAAPFLGAALIAGGHVTVTGWPAHSTQPGAHLTEILAAMGARVSRRSGNLTVSAGKAIQGVDLDLSGVSELTPTLVGLAACADGPSTFRGIAHIRGHETDRLAALAANLRAVGGEAEELPDGIRIIPRELTGGTWRAFHDHRMATTGALIGIRTPGVVVDDIGTTAKTLPEFVQLWEGMLRGPRSTSA, encoded by the coding sequence ATGACTGCGCGTGGGTATTCCCTCGACGGCAGCGATGCCGCGAAAAGACCGCAGGGCGCCTATCGGGCTCCCACAGCCGAACGCGCCCTGAGTGCGACGCTGGCCGTTCCCGGATCGAAGTCGCTCACGAACCGAGAGCTCGTGCTCGCGGCGATCGCGGAGGGGCCGAGCACGCTGCACCGGCCGCTGCACTCCGACGACTCGCGTCGCATGATCGAGGCGCTCGGCGCCCTCGGCGTGGAGATCGAGGAGGTCGACGGCGACAGCCCGTTCGGCCCCGACCTGCACGTGACGCCCGCCGCTCCCCTGCGCGGCGGCGGCACCATCGACTCCGGTCAGGCCGGCACCGTCATGCGCTTCATCGCGCCGCTGGCGGGCCTCGCGAACGGCGACGTGTACGTCACCGCGCACGAGAGCGCGCTGCACCGCCCGATGGGCGGCATGATCAAGGCCCTCCGCGACCTCGGCGTCGACATCGACGACGGCGGCCACTGGTCGCTGCCGTTCCGCGTGCACGGCCACGGGCACCTGCGCGGCGGCGAGATCGACATCGACGCATCGGCGTCGAGCCAGTTCGTCTCGGGGCTGCTGCTGGCAGCGCCCCGCTTCGACGTGGGCCTGCGCCTGCGCCACGTCGGCGCGCGCCTGCCCAGCGTGCCGCACATCGACATGACCATCGAGTCGCTCGCGCGGCGCGGCGTGCTCGTCGAGCGCTCCGGCCACGACGAGTGGATCGTGCCGGCCGGACCCGTGCGCGCGAAGGACATCGCGATCGAGCCGGACCTGTCGAACGCCGCGCCGTTCCTGGGCGCCGCGCTCATCGCGGGCGGCCACGTCACGGTCACCGGATGGCCGGCGCACTCCACCCAGCCGGGTGCGCACCTCACCGAGATCCTCGCGGCGATGGGCGCACGCGTCAGCCGACGCTCCGGTAACCTGACCGTCTCCGCGGGCAAGGCCATCCAGGGGGTCGACCTCGACCTGTCGGGCGTGAGCGAGCTCACCCCCACACTCGTGGGCCTCGCCGCCTGCGCCGACGGGCCATCCACCTTCCGCGGCATCGCGCACATCCGCGGCCACGAGACCGACCGTCTCGCGGCGCTCGCGGCGAACCTGCGCGCGGTCGGCGGCGAGGCCGAGGAGCTGCCCGACGGCATCCGCATCATCCCGCGCGAGCTGACCGGCGGCACGTGGCGCGCGTTCCACGACCACCGCATGGCGACGACCGGCGCGCTCATCGGCATCCGGACGCCCGGGGTCGTCGTCGACGATATCGGCACCACCGCGAAGACGCTGCCCGAGTTCGTCCAGCTGTGGGAGGGCATGCTGCGCGGGCCCCGGAGCACCTCCGCGTGA
- a CDS encoding sigma-70 family RNA polymerase sigma factor: MSDAQSSPVDARTQFEEQALPFMDQLYGAAMRMTRNPPDAADLVQETFVKAFASWSSFTQGTNLKAWLYRILTNTYINTYRKKQREPYQGTIDDLQDWQLGGAESTTAMSSRSAEAEAIDRMPASVVKDALQSIPDDFRMAVYLADVEGFAYQEIADIMKTPIGTVMSRLHRGRRLLRGLLTDYAAERGISAAETGAKK; the protein is encoded by the coding sequence ATGAGCGACGCACAGTCTTCCCCGGTCGACGCGCGCACGCAGTTCGAAGAGCAGGCGCTCCCCTTCATGGACCAGCTCTACGGTGCGGCGATGCGGATGACCCGGAATCCGCCCGACGCGGCCGACCTCGTCCAGGAGACCTTCGTCAAGGCGTTCGCGTCGTGGTCGTCCTTCACCCAGGGCACGAACCTCAAGGCGTGGCTGTACCGGATCCTGACGAACACCTACATCAACACCTATCGCAAGAAGCAGCGCGAGCCGTACCAGGGGACGATCGACGATCTCCAGGACTGGCAGCTCGGCGGCGCGGAGTCCACCACCGCGATGAGCAGCCGGTCCGCCGAGGCCGAGGCCATCGACCGGATGCCGGCCTCCGTCGTGAAGGACGCGCTGCAGTCCATCCCCGACGACTTCCGGATGGCGGTGTACCTCGCCGACGTCGAGGGCTTCGCCTACCAGGAGATCGCCGACATCATGAAGACCCCCATCGGCACCGTCATGAGCCGCCTGCACCGGGGCCGGCGACTGCTGCGCGGACTGCTGACCGACTACGCGGCCGAGCGAGGCATCTCGGCCGCCGAGACAGGAGCGAAGAAATGA
- a CDS encoding inorganic phosphate transporter, whose translation MEELFVLLLVVVTALAFDFTNGFHDTGNAMATSIATGALRPKVAVALSAVLNLVGAFLSIEVAKTVGGDVVDLNQAQGEELMLIVFCGLVGAIIWNLVTWLFGLPSSSSHALFGGLVGSALVWGVANGVNGVVWGGIIGKVLIPAVLSPVVAALVAGVGTWLVYRITRRSPERRTERGFRWGQIGSASLVSLAHGTNDAQKTMGVIFLALIAYGAVNPEDDVPFWVKLTCALAIALGTYLGGWRIIRTLGKGLVELSAPQGLAAETSSAAIILTSSHLGLPLSTTHVATGSILGTGLGRKGAEVRWKLAGRMAVAWVVTLPAAALVGGACWWLGSAFDGLGGIFIVLGLLIALSIFMFLRSRRDEVSHHNVNDAWKKDAATLDTANITSVVKVRR comes from the coding sequence GTGGAAGAGCTCTTCGTCCTCCTGCTGGTGGTCGTCACCGCCCTGGCATTCGACTTCACCAACGGGTTCCACGACACGGGCAACGCGATGGCCACGTCCATCGCGACCGGGGCTCTCCGGCCGAAGGTCGCGGTCGCGCTGTCGGCGGTGCTGAACCTCGTCGGCGCGTTCCTGTCGATCGAGGTCGCGAAGACCGTCGGGGGAGACGTCGTCGACCTGAACCAGGCGCAGGGCGAGGAGCTGATGCTCATCGTCTTCTGCGGACTGGTCGGCGCGATCATCTGGAATCTCGTGACGTGGCTCTTCGGCCTGCCGTCGTCCTCGAGCCACGCGCTCTTCGGGGGTCTCGTCGGATCCGCGCTGGTGTGGGGCGTCGCCAACGGCGTGAACGGCGTCGTCTGGGGCGGCATCATCGGCAAGGTCCTCATCCCCGCCGTGCTCTCGCCGGTCGTCGCGGCTCTCGTCGCGGGCGTCGGCACCTGGCTCGTGTACCGGATCACGCGCCGCTCGCCCGAGCGCCGCACCGAGCGCGGCTTCCGCTGGGGCCAGATCGGGTCGGCGTCGCTCGTCTCGCTCGCGCACGGCACCAACGACGCGCAGAAGACGATGGGCGTGATCTTCCTCGCGCTCATCGCCTACGGCGCGGTGAACCCCGAGGACGACGTGCCGTTCTGGGTGAAGCTCACCTGCGCGCTCGCGATCGCGCTCGGCACCTACCTCGGCGGATGGCGCATCATCCGCACCCTGGGCAAGGGGCTCGTCGAGCTGTCGGCGCCGCAGGGGCTCGCCGCGGAGACCTCGAGCGCGGCGATCATCCTCACCTCCAGCCACCTCGGGCTGCCGCTGTCGACCACGCACGTCGCCACGGGCTCGATCCTCGGCACCGGACTCGGCCGCAAGGGCGCGGAGGTCCGCTGGAAGCTGGCGGGTCGGATGGCCGTGGCCTGGGTGGTCACGCTGCCGGCGGCCGCGCTCGTGGGCGGCGCGTGCTGGTGGCTCGGCAGCGCCTTCGACGGGCTCGGCGGCATCTTCATCGTGCTGGGGCTGCTCATCGCCCTGTCGATCTTCATGTTCCTGCGCTCGCGTCGCGACGAGGTGTCGCACCACAACGTCAACGACGCGTGGAAGAAGGACGCCGCCACCCTCGACACCGCGAACATCACCAGCGTCGTGAAGGTCAGGCGGTAA
- a CDS encoding zf-HC2 domain-containing protein: protein MTDCGCEKARQDLEAYLRGAVELCHTQHTEIKEHIEGCPACQDEVLVENTLTEAIQRSCREEVAPEKLRDQVLAKLRAAHSVA from the coding sequence ATGACCGACTGCGGCTGCGAGAAGGCCCGACAGGACCTCGAGGCGTACCTCCGGGGCGCCGTGGAGCTGTGCCACACCCAGCACACGGAGATCAAGGAGCACATCGAGGGCTGCCCGGCATGTCAGGACGAGGTGCTCGTCGAGAACACGCTGACCGAGGCAATCCAGCGCTCGTGCCGCGAGGAGGTCGCCCCCGAGAAGCTGCGCGACCAGGTCCTCGCGAAGCTGCGCGCCGCGCACAGCGTCGCCTGA
- the rsgA gene encoding ribosome small subunit-dependent GTPase A gives MSWLDDADDLDDEFDEFDESSIRVRPNPKGNRPRTKRRPAHDDARIARVLGVDRGRYTVLVDEDGPDEHESTAARARELRRTPIVTGDRARVVGDTSGQEGTLGRIVGIEERTSLLRRSADDTDQVERVVVANADQMLVVVAAADPEPRPRLVDRYLVAALDAGIRPLLVVTKTDLADPSAFLEHFDGLPDLRVFRSARDETPIDEIGRALVGHSTVFVGHSGVGKSTLVNALVPTAGRATGHVNLVTGRGRHTSSSTVSLRYQGADGRGWVIDTPGVRSFGLGHVDPANILRAYPDLDAVAEECPRGCTHLPDAPDCALNEAVAAGTLPAGRLDSLQRLLETFAGRPEY, from the coding sequence GTGAGCTGGCTCGACGACGCCGACGATCTCGACGACGAGTTCGACGAGTTCGACGAGTCCAGCATCCGGGTGCGGCCGAACCCGAAGGGCAACCGGCCGCGCACGAAGCGGCGGCCCGCGCACGACGACGCCCGCATCGCGCGCGTGCTGGGGGTGGACCGCGGCCGCTACACCGTGCTCGTGGACGAGGACGGCCCCGACGAGCACGAGTCGACCGCCGCCCGCGCGCGAGAGCTGCGGCGCACGCCGATCGTCACGGGCGACCGCGCGCGCGTCGTGGGCGACACGTCGGGCCAGGAGGGCACGCTCGGGCGCATCGTCGGCATCGAGGAGCGCACGTCGCTCCTCCGCCGGAGCGCCGACGACACCGACCAGGTCGAGCGCGTGGTCGTGGCCAACGCCGACCAGATGCTCGTCGTCGTTGCGGCGGCCGACCCGGAGCCCCGCCCCCGTCTCGTGGACCGCTACCTCGTCGCGGCGCTCGACGCGGGCATCCGCCCCCTGCTCGTCGTGACGAAGACCGACCTCGCCGACCCCTCGGCCTTCCTCGAGCACTTCGACGGACTGCCCGACCTGCGGGTCTTCCGCAGCGCGCGCGACGAGACCCCGATCGACGAGATCGGCCGCGCGCTCGTCGGGCACTCGACCGTGTTCGTGGGGCACTCGGGCGTCGGCAAGTCGACGCTCGTGAACGCGCTGGTGCCGACCGCGGGTCGTGCGACGGGGCACGTGAACCTCGTCACCGGTCGCGGGCGCCACACGTCGTCGTCGACCGTCTCGCTGCGCTATCAGGGCGCGGATGGCCGGGGCTGGGTCATCGACACCCCGGGCGTCCGCTCGTTCGGGCTCGGGCACGTGGACCCCGCGAACATCCTGCGGGCGTACCCCGACCTCGACGCGGTGGCCGAGGAGTGCCCGCGCGGGTGCACGCACCTCCCGGACGCCCCCGACTGCGCGCTGAACGAGGCCGTCGCCGCGGGAACCCTGCCCGCCGGCCGCCTGGACTCGCTGCAGCGCCTGCTGGAGACGTTCGCGGGGCGCCCGGAGTACTGA
- a CDS encoding MurR/RpiR family transcriptional regulator, giving the protein MTEPGAPVVGPTTRIAAQRKMLGAADLRIAEVLVERAADVVEMTAQQLADVVGVGRSSVVRLCQALGYRGFPQLRVALAAELAQRREEMTEETGTGALGAMQRGVARVARLVPELTSLLDAARLDSAVAAVVDARRLVVVASGLSGPLGVDLALRLTAQGRVAEYQPDALAQLIVARGLGAGDAVVAISASGSSRDTVAAADAAARAGAHVVAITSFHGTALARVSDDVLLVAGGASFREELEQTSRVAHAIFLEALVMAIGERLGARGARARARAFEAISEYLADEPE; this is encoded by the coding sequence GTGACTGAGCCAGGCGCCCCCGTGGTGGGGCCCACCACCCGAATCGCCGCGCAGCGGAAGATGCTCGGTGCGGCGGATCTCCGGATCGCGGAGGTCCTCGTCGAGCGCGCCGCCGACGTCGTGGAGATGACCGCGCAGCAGCTGGCCGACGTCGTCGGGGTGGGGCGCAGCAGCGTGGTGCGGCTGTGTCAGGCGCTCGGCTATCGGGGCTTCCCGCAGCTGCGGGTCGCCCTCGCCGCCGAACTCGCGCAACGCCGCGAGGAGATGACGGAGGAGACCGGAACCGGCGCCCTCGGAGCCATGCAGCGCGGCGTCGCCCGGGTGGCACGGCTGGTGCCCGAGCTCACGAGCCTGCTGGATGCGGCGCGCCTCGACTCCGCCGTGGCGGCCGTCGTCGACGCGCGGCGGCTCGTCGTCGTGGCGTCGGGGCTGTCCGGCCCCCTCGGAGTCGATCTCGCGCTGCGGCTGACGGCCCAGGGGCGGGTCGCGGAGTATCAGCCCGACGCGCTGGCGCAGCTCATCGTCGCGCGCGGTCTGGGGGCGGGCGACGCCGTCGTGGCGATCAGCGCCAGCGGGTCGAGCCGCGACACGGTCGCGGCGGCCGACGCCGCCGCGCGCGCCGGCGCGCACGTCGTCGCCATCACCTCGTTCCACGGCACCGCGCTCGCCCGGGTCAGCGACGACGTGCTGCTCGTGGCAGGAGGGGCGAGCTTCCGCGAGGAGCTCGAGCAGACCTCCCGCGTCGCGCATGCGATCTTCCTCGAGGCGCTCGTCATGGCCATCGGCGAGCGTCTGGGGGCACGGGGCGCGCGGGCGCGGGCGCGCGCGTTCGAGGCCATCAGCGAGTACCTCGCGGATGAGCCGGAATGA
- a CDS encoding SseB family protein, whose translation MGLFSKKKKTDPTAEEATSTPVEGSGAAAAAAEQPAEASTDSAPEVGISFSAFRGVGSSGPQVAPPSEEQPSAESASAPAQPQPSAPAAPSAAPQQRPSAPQPTPAARPELPKAPAAPPTVLETVPGLRDNALLRDALAALPEKPTGAQVLGVLRQMLQGHVFLRVKGDARQQISEGKPVTFGIARVGDQNFMVAFSSGRALREAVQSDGDAETSAVAQPVSALLQQLLKADFGGIIIDNNSAPRRVVLPRDIVEQAMTQADPEFRLKALLAAPREADTPHKVAALLAEAPPLWVAVGALAEDDKKMGIAEARLADGTRLVQLHSHPLEVVAQGRGEKALPIQVPKLAKMLRDHEELGGVLIDPAGPLMTLTREELAPVLALPE comes from the coding sequence ATGGGCCTGTTCTCGAAGAAGAAGAAGACCGACCCCACGGCGGAGGAGGCGACCTCGACCCCCGTCGAAGGATCGGGGGCCGCTGCGGCGGCCGCTGAGCAGCCCGCCGAGGCTTCGACCGACAGCGCGCCCGAGGTCGGCATCTCGTTCTCCGCCTTCCGTGGCGTCGGCTCGTCGGGCCCGCAGGTCGCGCCCCCGTCGGAGGAGCAGCCGTCCGCCGAGTCGGCGTCCGCCCCCGCTCAGCCCCAGCCATCCGCCCCCGCCGCGCCGTCGGCCGCGCCCCAGCAGCGGCCATCCGCCCCGCAGCCGACGCCCGCCGCGCGACCCGAGCTGCCGAAGGCGCCCGCCGCGCCGCCCACCGTTCTCGAGACGGTTCCCGGGCTGCGCGACAACGCGCTGCTGCGCGACGCGCTCGCCGCGCTGCCGGAGAAGCCGACGGGCGCGCAGGTGCTCGGCGTGCTGCGGCAGATGCTGCAGGGGCACGTGTTCCTGCGCGTGAAGGGCGACGCGCGCCAGCAGATCTCCGAGGGCAAGCCGGTGACATTCGGCATCGCGCGCGTCGGCGACCAGAACTTCATGGTCGCGTTCAGCTCGGGCAGGGCGCTGCGCGAGGCCGTGCAGAGCGACGGCGACGCCGAGACGTCCGCGGTCGCGCAGCCGGTGTCGGCGCTGCTGCAGCAGCTGCTGAAGGCCGACTTCGGCGGGATCATCATCGACAACAACTCCGCGCCGCGCCGCGTCGTGCTGCCGCGCGACATCGTCGAGCAGGCGATGACGCAGGCCGACCCGGAGTTCCGGCTCAAGGCGCTGCTGGCCGCACCGCGCGAGGCCGACACCCCGCACAAGGTCGCCGCGCTGCTGGCCGAGGCCCCGCCGCTGTGGGTCGCCGTCGGCGCGCTCGCCGAGGACGACAAGAAGATGGGGATCGCCGAGGCACGTCTGGCGGACGGCACACGGCTCGTGCAGCTCCATTCGCACCCGCTCGAGGTCGTCGCGCAGGGTCGCGGCGAGAAGGCGCTGCCGATCCAGGTGCCGAAGCTCGCGAAGATGCTGCGCGATCACGAGGAGCTCGGCGGCGTGCTCATCGATCCGGCGGGTCCGCTGATGACCCTGACGCGCGAGGAGCTCGCGCCGGTGCTCGCCCTGCCGGAGTGA
- a CDS encoding phosphate/phosphite/phosphonate ABC transporter substrate-binding protein, producing the protein MRTPTRLASALAAASVTALALAGCASEAGPADAAAEPEEITLALVPSQDQDGLVETAAPITDYLTEELGMTVRGVVSKDYQAAVEAIGAGQAQIGFLPSLQLWQANDMYGAEVVLQTERNGNITYPAQFMTNDPDTYCDDEPVERDGMLFCNGADAMTGPAGLDSVEKVKGAKVAVLGPGSPAGYIYPMLALQEAGLDIDTDIEQVPVTANDASVLAVYNGDAEVGFSFWDARSIVTDVPDIGEKVVVFALTEEIPNDGVALSEELSPELRERITQALLDFAGTPEGQEALTSVYSITDLAPADPASLDVVARAADALGLQ; encoded by the coding sequence ATGCGCACCCCCACCCGCCTCGCTTCGGCCCTCGCGGCTGCCTCCGTCACCGCCCTGGCGCTGGCCGGCTGCGCCTCCGAGGCCGGCCCCGCCGACGCCGCGGCGGAGCCGGAGGAGATCACCCTCGCCCTCGTCCCCTCCCAGGACCAGGACGGCCTCGTCGAGACCGCCGCCCCCATCACTGACTACCTCACGGAGGAGCTCGGGATGACCGTCCGGGGCGTCGTCTCCAAGGATTACCAGGCGGCCGTCGAGGCGATCGGCGCCGGGCAGGCGCAGATCGGCTTCCTGCCCTCGCTGCAGCTCTGGCAGGCCAACGACATGTACGGCGCAGAGGTGGTCCTCCAGACCGAGCGCAACGGCAACATCACCTATCCCGCGCAGTTCATGACCAACGATCCCGACACCTACTGCGACGACGAGCCGGTCGAGCGCGACGGGATGCTGTTCTGCAACGGCGCCGACGCGATGACCGGCCCCGCCGGACTGGACAGCGTCGAGAAGGTGAAGGGGGCGAAGGTCGCCGTCCTCGGCCCGGGCTCGCCCGCCGGGTACATCTACCCGATGCTCGCCCTGCAGGAAGCCGGGCTCGACATCGACACCGACATCGAGCAGGTCCCGGTGACCGCAAACGATGCCTCCGTGCTCGCCGTCTACAACGGCGACGCCGAGGTCGGCTTCAGCTTCTGGGACGCCCGCTCGATCGTCACCGACGTCCCCGACATCGGCGAGAAGGTCGTCGTGTTCGCCCTCACCGAGGAGATCCCGAATGACGGCGTCGCGCTGTCGGAGGAGCTCTCGCCCGAGCTGCGGGAGCGCATCACGCAGGCGCTTCTGGACTTCGCGGGCACGCCGGAGGGACAGGAGGCGCTGACGAGCGTCTACAGCATCACCGACCTCGCGCCGGCCGATCCCGCCTCGCTCGACGTCGTGGCGCGCGCGGCCGACGCGCTCGGCCTGCAGTGA
- the phnE gene encoding phosphonate ABC transporter, permease protein PhnE has translation MTALLTASRRVVDPPRPPAHPVRAIVIGVVTVTVVVAFWSVQIPWDRLGDLPAQILRYLWLMFHDPNWAKLPDALRQTWNSLAMAWVGTVLGALLAFPLSFLAARGIGPAWLRAPLRGLFALIRAVPEIIIAIVILSVTGLTPLTGALALAVNGIGTLGKWGYEAIEAAPRGAAEAARAAGGSTAQVVRWGVWPEVSADFLSFWLYRFEINVRSSAVLGLIGVGGIGDMLTSYTQYRDWSTVGVLLIVVVVVTMAVDALSATIRRRLTEGAFRRD, from the coding sequence ATGACCGCCCTCCTCACCGCCTCCCGCCGCGTCGTCGATCCGCCCCGCCCCCCAGCGCACCCGGTGCGGGCCATCGTCATCGGCGTCGTCACCGTGACGGTCGTCGTCGCGTTCTGGTCGGTGCAGATCCCCTGGGATCGGCTCGGCGACCTTCCCGCCCAGATCCTGCGCTACCTGTGGCTGATGTTCCACGACCCGAACTGGGCCAAGCTCCCCGACGCGCTGCGGCAGACCTGGAACAGCCTCGCGATGGCATGGGTGGGCACCGTCCTCGGGGCGCTGCTGGCGTTCCCGCTGTCGTTCCTCGCCGCGCGGGGGATCGGCCCCGCCTGGCTGCGGGCGCCGCTGCGCGGGCTCTTCGCGCTCATCCGCGCCGTGCCCGAGATCATCATCGCCATCGTCATCCTCTCGGTCACCGGGCTCACGCCGCTCACCGGGGCCCTCGCTCTCGCGGTCAACGGGATCGGGACGCTCGGCAAGTGGGGCTACGAGGCGATCGAGGCCGCTCCGCGCGGCGCGGCCGAGGCCGCGCGGGCAGCCGGCGGTTCGACCGCCCAGGTCGTGCGGTGGGGCGTGTGGCCGGAGGTCTCGGCGGACTTCCTCTCATTCTGGCTGTACCGCTTCGAGATCAACGTGCGATCGAGTGCGGTGCTCGGTCTCATCGGCGTGGGCGGGATCGGCGACATGCTCACGAGCTACACCCAGTACCGCGACTGGTCGACGGTCGGCGTGCTCCTCATCGTGGTGGTCGTCGTTACGATGGCCGTCGACGCGCTGTCGGCGACCATCCGCCGTCGCCTCACCGAAGGGGCCTTCCGACGTGACTGA
- the phnE gene encoding phosphonate ABC transporter, permease protein PhnE yields the protein MSAPPRAFVLPPRPRGRGRRIAALAAVVAITVVTMLPGIGVDFDIAAIARNWRNAADKVALLLVPDWSILPRTVAPLLETLQMAVIATAIGATVSLPLVFLAARTTNPHPWLRGAVRAALNVVRAVPDLLYAAVLVAMVGVGALPGIIALVLFNVGIIVKLVSEAVEANPTGPLEAGTAVGGWRAQIIRTMALPDAWPAFLNQTLYTLELNVRASSVLGLVGAGGMGLLIDAVRTFYRYDQLSLIILEILLIVLLLEGASALARKRLV from the coding sequence GTGAGCGCGCCGCCGCGGGCGTTCGTCCTGCCGCCGCGGCCGCGCGGACGAGGGCGGCGCATCGCCGCGCTCGCGGCCGTCGTCGCGATCACGGTGGTGACGATGCTCCCGGGCATCGGGGTCGACTTCGACATCGCGGCGATCGCCCGCAACTGGCGGAACGCGGCCGATAAGGTGGCCCTCCTCCTCGTGCCGGACTGGAGCATCCTTCCGCGGACGGTCGCCCCGCTCCTCGAGACGCTGCAGATGGCGGTCATCGCCACGGCGATCGGCGCGACGGTGTCGCTCCCGCTCGTGTTCCTCGCCGCCCGGACGACGAATCCGCACCCCTGGCTGCGCGGGGCCGTGCGGGCCGCGCTCAACGTCGTGCGCGCCGTCCCCGACCTGCTGTACGCGGCCGTGCTCGTCGCCATGGTCGGCGTGGGGGCACTGCCCGGCATCATCGCGCTGGTCCTGTTCAACGTCGGGATCATCGTCAAGCTCGTCTCCGAGGCCGTCGAGGCGAATCCGACCGGACCGCTCGAGGCGGGGACGGCCGTCGGCGGATGGCGCGCGCAGATCATCCGGACCATGGCGCTCCCCGACGCGTGGCCGGCGTTCCTCAATCAGACGCTGTACACGCTCGAGCTCAACGTCCGCGCGTCCAGCGTGCTGGGTCTCGTCGGAGCCGGCGGGATGGGCCTGCTCATCGATGCCGTGCGCACCTTCTACCGGTACGACCAGCTCTCGCTGATCATCCTCGAGATCCTGCTCATCGTCCTCCTCCTCGAGGGTGCGAGCGCCCTGGCCCGAAAGCGACTCGTATGA
- the phnC gene encoding phosphonate ABC transporter ATP-binding protein: MTGLVESAAAGSSDSAAAPWGIDLEGVSVRYPNGTVGLDDVTLRIAAGEMVAIVGLSGSGKSTLIRTVNGLVPVTSGTVSVGRRRVDGARSAELRRLRGSIGMVFQGFNLAGRASVQSNVLVGRLSRTSTLRTLLGWYGADDRELAYRALHRVGMLEKLHHRADALSGGQQQRVAIARVLAQEPRVVLADEPVASLDPPTAHAVMQDLADINRDLGITVLVNLHVLDLARRYGVRLIGMRAGRVVYDGPAAQAGDDVFERIYDRPILGGDRIGEGR, encoded by the coding sequence ATGACAGGGCTCGTCGAGAGCGCCGCCGCCGGATCCTCGGATTCGGCGGCGGCGCCCTGGGGCATCGATCTCGAGGGCGTGAGCGTCCGCTACCCGAACGGCACGGTCGGCCTCGACGACGTGACGCTGCGGATCGCCGCGGGGGAGATGGTGGCGATCGTCGGCCTGTCCGGTTCGGGGAAATCGACCCTCATCCGCACCGTGAACGGCCTCGTGCCGGTGACCTCCGGCACGGTCTCCGTCGGCAGGCGCCGGGTGGACGGGGCGCGCTCTGCGGAGCTGCGACGCCTGCGCGGCAGCATCGGGATGGTGTTCCAGGGGTTCAATCTCGCCGGAAGAGCCAGCGTGCAGAGCAACGTGCTCGTCGGCCGGCTCAGCCGGACGAGCACGCTGCGCACGCTGCTGGGATGGTACGGCGCCGACGACCGCGAGCTCGCCTACCGCGCGCTGCACCGGGTGGGCATGCTCGAGAAGCTCCACCATCGCGCGGACGCGCTGTCGGGAGGCCAGCAGCAGCGGGTGGCCATCGCGCGCGTGCTCGCGCAGGAGCCCCGCGTCGTCCTGGCCGACGAGCCGGTGGCCAGCCTCGATCCGCCCACCGCTCACGCCGTGATGCAGGACCTGGCCGACATCAACCGCGACCTCGGCATCACGGTGCTCGTGAACCTCCACGTGCTGGACCTCGCCCGGCGGTACGGCGTGCGGCTCATCGGCATGCGCGCGGGGCGCGTCGTGTACGACGGTCCGGCCGCGCAGGCCGGCGACGACGTGTTCGAGCGCATCTACGACCGCCCCATCCTCGGCGGCGACCGGATCGGCGAGGGCCGGTGA